From the genome of Pseudomonas sp. AB6, one region includes:
- a CDS encoding ATP phosphoribosyltransferase regulatory subunit yields MATVDRWLLPDGIEEVLPPEAARIETARRQVLDLFQSWGYEFVVTPHIEYLESLLTGAGQDLDLRTFKVIDPQSGRQMGFRADITPQVARIDAHTLRREGPSRLCYAGSVLHAQPRALSSSRSPIQVGAELYGDASPSSDVEVISLMLAMLQLADVPDVHMDLGHVGIYRGLARAAGLSGEVEQQLFDALQRKAIDEVIALTANLPVDLATMLRALVDLCGGPEVLVSARDRLARAPAPVLAALDDLLTIAERLSARFPQLPLYFDLGELRGYHYHTGVVFAVFVPGVGQSIAQGGRYDDIGADFGRARPATGFSTDLKTLVTMGRAEIELPSGGIWMPDSTDAALWQQVCQLRSAGHRVVQALPGQLLSAAHDADCDQQLVQHEGLWQLLPLAS; encoded by the coding sequence ATGGCAACGGTTGACCGCTGGCTGCTACCAGATGGCATCGAAGAAGTACTGCCACCAGAAGCTGCGCGCATTGAAACAGCGCGTCGTCAGGTGTTGGACCTGTTTCAGAGCTGGGGTTATGAGTTCGTCGTCACTCCGCATATCGAGTACCTGGAGTCGCTGTTGACTGGCGCGGGCCAGGACCTTGATTTGCGGACGTTCAAAGTGATCGATCCGCAATCGGGGCGGCAGATGGGCTTCCGTGCAGATATCACGCCGCAAGTCGCACGTATCGATGCGCATACGCTGCGTCGCGAAGGGCCAAGCCGTCTGTGTTATGCCGGCAGCGTTTTGCACGCTCAGCCGCGAGCGCTGTCATCGTCGCGTAGCCCCATCCAGGTAGGCGCCGAGCTCTATGGCGACGCCAGTCCGAGCAGTGATGTCGAAGTCATTAGCCTTATGCTGGCAATGCTGCAATTGGCCGATGTGCCGGACGTGCATATGGACCTGGGCCACGTGGGTATCTACCGTGGTCTGGCGCGTGCGGCTGGTTTGTCGGGCGAAGTCGAGCAGCAGTTATTCGATGCTTTGCAGCGTAAGGCAATAGACGAAGTCATTGCGCTCACCGCTAACTTGCCGGTTGATCTGGCAACGATGTTGCGGGCGCTGGTTGATTTGTGCGGCGGACCTGAAGTTTTGGTCTCGGCCCGTGATCGACTCGCTCGTGCGCCAGCGCCGGTATTGGCTGCGCTGGATGATTTGTTGACCATTGCGGAGCGCCTTTCTGCGCGTTTCCCGCAATTGCCGTTGTACTTCGATCTCGGTGAGCTACGGGGTTATCACTACCACACCGGCGTCGTGTTCGCGGTATTCGTGCCGGGTGTTGGTCAGTCGATCGCGCAAGGCGGCCGTTATGACGACATCGGTGCAGATTTTGGCCGGGCGCGTCCTGCTACCGGTTTTTCTACCGATTTGAAAACCCTGGTGACAATGGGGCGTGCGGAAATCGAGCTACCGTCTGGCGGTATCTGGATGCCCGACAGTACGGATGCGGCACTCTGGCAACAGGTCTGCCAATTGCGTAGCGCAGGTCACCGCGTCGTTCAGGCATTGCCTGGCCAGCTGTTGTCTGCCGCGCACGATGCCGATTGTGACCAGCAGTTGGTTCAGCATGAAGGGCTATGGCAGTTGCTGCCGCTGGCCTCTTGA
- the hflK gene encoding FtsH protease activity modulator HflK translates to MAWNEPGGNSNNQDPWGGKRKGGDRKGPPDLDEAFRKLQESLNGLFGGGKKRSGSGGGEEGGQRKGGGLGLLGIGLVALVAIWLYSAIYVVDEQEQAVVLRFGKYYETVGAGLNIYFPPFDRKYQENVTRERAYSKQGQMLTEDENIVEVPLTVQYKITNLKDFVLNVDQPEVSLQHATESALRHVVGSTAMDQVLTEGRELMASEIKERLQRFLDTYRTGITVTQVNVQSAAAPREVQEAFDDVIRAREDEQRSRNQAETYANGVIPEARGQAQRVLENANGYRDEVVSRAKGEADRFTKLVVEYRKAPEVTRERLYLDTMQEVFTNTSKVLVTGGNKGQNNLLYLPLDKMIESGRATNAPTIGSPAASTDIGARTATDTQQQHDTRTRESR, encoded by the coding sequence ATGGCTTGGAATGAGCCGGGTGGCAACTCGAATAATCAGGATCCTTGGGGTGGTAAGCGCAAGGGCGGCGACCGCAAGGGGCCACCAGATCTCGACGAGGCCTTCCGAAAGCTACAGGAAAGCCTTAATGGGTTGTTCGGTGGTGGTAAGAAACGCAGTGGTAGTGGCGGCGGTGAAGAGGGTGGACAGCGCAAGGGCGGTGGTCTGGGTCTTCTCGGTATTGGGCTGGTCGCGCTGGTCGCGATCTGGCTCTACAGTGCTATTTACGTAGTGGATGAGCAGGAGCAAGCCGTGGTGCTGCGCTTCGGTAAATACTATGAAACCGTCGGTGCGGGCTTGAACATCTATTTCCCGCCGTTCGATCGTAAATACCAGGAAAACGTCACTCGCGAACGTGCCTACAGCAAGCAGGGGCAGATGCTCACCGAAGACGAAAATATCGTCGAAGTACCACTGACCGTGCAATACAAGATCACCAACCTGAAAGATTTCGTGCTGAACGTTGATCAGCCGGAAGTCAGTCTGCAGCACGCGACCGAAAGCGCTTTGCGCCACGTCGTGGGGTCTACTGCGATGGATCAGGTACTGACCGAAGGACGTGAGTTGATGGCCAGTGAAATCAAGGAGCGTCTACAGCGCTTCCTTGATACGTATCGCACCGGCATCACTGTGACCCAGGTGAACGTACAAAGCGCTGCTGCACCTCGCGAGGTTCAGGAAGCTTTCGATGATGTGATCCGTGCCCGTGAAGACGAGCAACGTTCGCGCAACCAAGCTGAAACCTACGCTAACGGTGTCATTCCGGAAGCTCGTGGTCAGGCTCAGCGCGTCCTCGAAAACGCCAACGGTTATCGTGATGAAGTCGTGTCGCGTGCCAAAGGTGAAGCCGATCGTTTTACTAAGCTAGTGGTCGAGTATCGCAAGGCTCCAGAAGTGACGCGTGAGCGTCTGTATCTGGACACCATGCAAGAGGTGTTCACCAACACCAGTAAGGTGCTCGTGACCGGTGGCAATAAAGGTCAGAACAATCTGCTTTACCTGCCGTTGGACAAGATGATCGAAAGTGGTCGCGCCACCAACGCTCCGACAATCGGTTCACCTGCCGCTAGTACGGATATCGGGGCACGCACTGCAACCGATACTCAACAGCAGCATGATACGCGTACAAGGGAGAGTCGCTGA
- the hflC gene encoding protease modulator HflC — protein MSNKSLIALIVCVVLAVVAWNSFYIVTQTERAVLLQFGRVVQPDVQPGLHVKIPYVNQVRKFDGRLLTLDAPTQRFLTLEKKAVMVDAYAKWRVKDAERFYTATSGLKQIADERLSRRLESGLRDQFGKRTLHEVVSGERDALMADITASLSAMASKELGIEVIDVRVKAIDLPKEVNRSVFERMSTEREREARDHRAKGNELAEGIRADADRQRRVLLAEAYRESEEARGDGDAQAAAIYSKAYGQDQEFYAFYRSLRAYRESFASKSDVMVLDPSSDFFRYLEKSKP, from the coding sequence ATGAGCAATAAATCGCTGATCGCCCTGATTGTTTGTGTAGTGCTGGCGGTCGTTGCCTGGAACAGCTTCTATATAGTTACTCAGACTGAGCGTGCGGTCCTGTTGCAATTCGGTCGTGTCGTCCAGCCCGACGTCCAGCCGGGCTTGCACGTGAAGATTCCTTACGTGAATCAGGTGCGTAAATTCGATGGTCGCTTATTGACCCTCGATGCGCCGACGCAACGTTTCCTGACGCTCGAAAAGAAAGCCGTCATGGTCGACGCCTACGCCAAGTGGCGTGTGAAGGACGCCGAGCGCTTCTACACGGCGACTTCGGGTCTCAAGCAAATCGCTGATGAGCGGTTGTCTCGTCGTCTTGAATCCGGGCTGCGAGATCAGTTCGGCAAGCGCACCTTGCATGAAGTCGTGTCGGGTGAGCGTGACGCGCTGATGGCCGACATTACCGCTTCACTGAGCGCGATGGCCAGTAAAGAGCTGGGTATCGAGGTCATTGACGTCAGGGTGAAGGCTATCGATCTGCCGAAGGAGGTTAATCGCAGTGTCTTTGAGCGCATGAGTACCGAGCGTGAGCGTGAGGCGCGAGATCACCGGGCCAAGGGTAACGAGCTGGCAGAAGGCATTCGTGCCGACGCTGATCGTCAGCGCCGTGTTCTTTTGGCAGAGGCCTATCGCGAGTCTGAGGAGGCTCGCGGTGATGGTGATGCTCAGGCCGCTGCGATCTACTCCAAAGCCTACGGTCAGGATCAAGAGTTCTATGCGTTCTACCGCAGCCTGCGTGCCTATCGTGAGAGTTTCGCAAGTAAAAGTGACGTGATGGTGCTGGACCCAAGCAGCGATTTCTTCCGTTACCTGGAAAAATCCAAGCCGTAA
- a CDS encoding adenylosuccinate synthase, protein MGKNVVVLGTQWGDEGKGKIVDLLTEHATAVVRYQGGHNAGHTLVIDGEKTVLHLIPSGVLRAGVQCLIGNGVVVAPDALMREIIKLEEKGIPVRERLRISPSCPLILSYHVALDQAREKARGELKIGTTGRGIGPAYEDKVARRGLRIGDLFHRERFAAKLGELLDYHNFVLVNYYKEPAIDFQKTLDECMEYAELLKPMMLDVTAALHEMRREGKDIMFEGAQGSLLDIDHGTYPYVTSSNTTAGGIATGSGFGPMYLDYILGITKAYTTRVGSGPFPTELFDDVGAFLAKRGHEFGATTGRARRCGWFDAVILRRAIEINSISGLCLTKLDVLDGLETINICVGYQNENGAVIDAPTDADSYIGLVPVYEEMPGWTESTVGAKTLEELPANARAYIKRVEELVGAPIDIISTGPDRNETIVLRHPFA, encoded by the coding sequence ATGGGTAAGAATGTCGTAGTCCTGGGCACCCAATGGGGTGATGAGGGCAAAGGCAAGATCGTTGATCTGCTGACCGAACACGCTACCGCCGTGGTCCGTTATCAAGGCGGACACAACGCTGGTCACACGTTGGTCATCGACGGTGAAAAAACCGTATTGCACCTGATCCCATCCGGTGTGCTGCGCGCAGGCGTGCAGTGCCTGATCGGCAATGGTGTAGTGGTTGCGCCTGACGCTCTAATGCGAGAAATCATCAAGCTTGAAGAAAAGGGTATTCCAGTACGTGAACGTCTGCGTATCAGCCCTTCTTGCCCGTTGATTCTGTCTTACCACGTCGCGCTGGACCAGGCGCGTGAGAAAGCTCGCGGAGAACTGAAGATCGGTACCACCGGTCGCGGTATCGGCCCGGCTTATGAAGACAAAGTAGCGCGTCGCGGTCTGCGCATCGGCGATCTATTCCATCGTGAGCGGTTCGCCGCGAAATTGGGCGAGCTGCTCGATTACCACAACTTTGTTCTGGTTAATTACTACAAAGAGCCTGCCATCGACTTCCAGAAAACACTCGACGAGTGCATGGAATACGCTGAGCTGCTCAAGCCGATGATGCTCGACGTCACTGCTGCGCTGCATGAAATGCGCCGCGAAGGCAAAGACATCATGTTCGAAGGTGCCCAAGGATCGCTGCTGGATATCGACCACGGTACCTATCCTTACGTGACCAGCTCGAACACCACCGCCGGCGGCATCGCCACCGGTTCGGGTTTCGGCCCGATGTACCTCGACTACATCCTCGGTATCACCAAGGCTTACACCACACGTGTTGGCTCAGGTCCATTCCCGACTGAACTGTTTGACGACGTTGGTGCGTTTCTGGCAAAGCGTGGGCACGAGTTTGGTGCAACTACTGGCCGTGCGCGCCGGTGCGGTTGGTTCGATGCGGTTATCCTGCGTCGCGCTATCGAGATCAACAGCATCTCCGGTCTTTGCCTGACCAAGCTGGATGTGCTCGACGGTCTGGAAACCATCAACATCTGCGTGGGTTATCAGAACGAAAACGGCGCCGTCATTGACGCCCCGACCGACGCCGACAGCTACATCGGTCTGGTGCCTGTGTACGAAGAAATGCCAGGCTGGACCGAATCGACCGTGGGTGCCAAGACCTTGGAAGAGCTTCCAGCGAACGCTCGGGCTTACATCAAGCGCGTAGAAGAACTGGTCGGCGCGCCGATTGACATTATTTCGACAGGCCCGGATCGAAACGAAACCATCGTGTTGCGTCATCCGTTTGCCTGA
- the hflX gene encoding ribosome rescue GTPase HflX produces the protein MFFERHGGGERAILVHLDGQDPEAREDPQEFQELAISAGADTVAFITVPRHRPSAKYLIGSGKVEELRDLVKAEHVDIVIFNHILTPSQERNLERVFECRVLDRTGLILDIFAQRARTHEGKLQVELAQLDHMSTRLVRGWTHLERQGGGIGMRGPGETQLETDRRLLRVRVKQIKSRLEKVRSQRDQARRGRQRADIPSVSLVGYTNAGKSTLFNSVTDSNVFAADQLFATLDPTLRRLELNDFGPIVLADTVGFIRHLPHKLVEAFRATLEESSNSDLLLHVIDSHEPERLSQIEQVMAVLGEIGADGIPILEVYNKLDLLEGVEPQIQRDADGKPQRVWLSARDGRGLGLLKQAVAELLGDDLFVGTLRLPQRFARLRAQFFKLGAVQSEEHDNEGGSLLAVRLPRVEFNRLVSREGMQPLEFIEQHTLQ, from the coding sequence TTGTTCTTTGAGCGCCACGGTGGTGGTGAACGGGCTATTCTCGTTCACTTGGATGGCCAGGATCCTGAGGCGCGCGAAGATCCGCAGGAGTTTCAGGAGTTGGCAATTTCGGCCGGAGCCGATACGGTTGCGTTCATAACCGTACCGCGTCACAGGCCTTCAGCCAAATATTTGATTGGCAGCGGTAAGGTCGAGGAGCTTCGCGACCTGGTAAAAGCTGAACATGTCGACATCGTTATCTTCAATCACATCCTCACGCCCAGTCAGGAACGTAACCTCGAACGCGTATTCGAATGTCGCGTTCTTGACCGTACAGGTTTGATTCTGGATATTTTCGCGCAGCGTGCGCGTACTCATGAAGGTAAATTGCAGGTCGAGCTTGCTCAGCTTGATCATATGAGCACGCGGCTGGTTCGCGGATGGACTCACTTGGAACGGCAGGGTGGCGGTATCGGCATGCGCGGTCCAGGTGAAACCCAGCTGGAAACCGACCGGCGTTTGCTGCGGGTACGTGTGAAGCAAATCAAGAGCCGCTTGGAAAAGGTTCGCAGTCAGCGGGATCAGGCTCGAAGAGGTCGTCAACGCGCGGATATTCCGTCTGTTTCGTTGGTGGGTTACACCAACGCTGGCAAGTCGACGCTATTTAATTCAGTGACCGACTCCAACGTTTTTGCGGCTGATCAACTGTTCGCTACCCTCGACCCGACCCTACGACGGCTAGAGCTAAATGACTTCGGGCCAATAGTGTTGGCTGATACGGTAGGATTTATCCGGCATTTGCCGCACAAACTGGTCGAAGCGTTTCGCGCCACTCTTGAAGAGTCAAGCAATTCTGACTTGCTGCTGCATGTCATCGATTCGCACGAGCCGGAGCGTTTGTCGCAAATTGAGCAGGTAATGGCAGTGCTTGGCGAGATTGGCGCTGATGGAATACCGATTCTTGAGGTGTATAACAAGCTCGACTTACTCGAAGGCGTAGAGCCGCAGATTCAGCGGGATGCCGATGGCAAGCCGCAGCGGGTCTGGTTGTCTGCACGTGATGGTCGTGGATTAGGTCTGCTTAAACAAGCTGTGGCTGAGCTGCTGGGTGACGATTTATTCGTTGGCACCTTGCGCTTGCCCCAGCGTTTTGCTCGACTGCGCGCACAGTTCTTCAAGTTGGGCGCTGTGCAGAGCGAAGAGCATGATAACGAGGGTGGCAGTTTGCTGGCGGTTCGTTTGCCGCGTGTTGAGTTCAATCGCCTGGTGAGTCGCGAAGGAATGCAACCGCTAGAATTCATTGAGCAACACACTTTGCAATAA
- the hfq gene encoding RNA chaperone Hfq encodes MSKGHSLQDPYLNTLRKEKVGVSIYLVNGIKLQGTIESFDQFVILLKNTVSQMVYKHAISTVVPVRPIRLPSATETEAGDAEPGNA; translated from the coding sequence ATGTCAAAAGGGCATTCGCTACAAGACCCTTACCTGAACACTTTGCGTAAAGAAAAGGTTGGGGTTTCGATTTATCTGGTTAACGGTATCAAGCTGCAAGGCACTATCGAGTCTTTTGACCAGTTCGTGATTTTGCTGAAAAACACTGTCAGCCAAATGGTTTACAAACACGCCATCTCTACCGTTGTACCTGTTCGTCCAATTCGTTTGCCAAGCGCGACCGAAACCGAAGCGGGTGACGCTGAGCCAGGTAACGCCTGA